The following is a genomic window from bacterium.
GTATATCTCTTCAATGTTATGTATAACCCCTCCATAAACAGAGGGTTTGATGTTACCAAACTTGTTTCTTACAGCAGTCATAGATAAAGGGCTGGCAGTGTAAATGACTGGTAATTCTCTATTTACTATATGTTGCCATTCATCGTAAAGATTTTTCCTATCTTGTTCGTCGAGTAGTTTTGCACCATCTTCAAAGATTCTATCAAGTCTTTTTTCCCAATCTTTTGGTGTCTCAACACCCATATTCCAAAGGTGTAACTGACCTTTGCTATGCCAAACATTTTTCCCGTTATGAGGTTCTATTCCTCCTGTAAGACCTATTATAACGGATTCCCAGTCTTTAGTAACATTAAGTTTTGTAACAAGTGTGTTAAACTCGATAGGTAAAAGGTTTATCTTCATTCCAAGTTGTTCCAGATCGTTCTGGATGATACTTGCTAACTGAACTCTTTCAAAATTGTTGCTGTTTGTAAGTATTGTAAATTCTACAGGGTTCTCTTTATTGTCAAATAAGTTCCCATTTTTCCAAAAGAATCCTTCTCTTTTAAGTAGTTCTTTTGATTTATTAATGTTAAACTCATATTTTGTAAGGTTCGAGTTATAAAAAAAACCGCAAGAAACATTCATAGGTCCGTCTTGGTTAGCTCCAAACCCCCCATACACGTTTCGTATTATAGATTCTTTATCTATTGCGTAAGCAACAGATTGCCTGAAATTTCTGTTCTGAAACCACTTTTTTTTATGCTCAGGTAAAGGAGAAGTAGAATTTTGGTTTAATGTAATAAATTCTGACCCGAGAGATGGACCTAACTCAAAAAGTTTAAAATTATTCTTCTCTTCATACGGCTTTAATAGTGGGTAATCTTGCCCTCTAACGTTGACTAAATCTATCTCTCCAACTTTAAACTTTAAGAGAGCTATGTTTGTGTCTGCAAGTATAAAAAGAACTATCCTGTCTAAATAAGGTAATCTTGTACTTGTTGTGTCTGTTTTCCAGTATAAAGGGTTCTTATCAAGTATAACCCATTCAGCTGGTATATATTCTTTTAAAAAGAATGGACCTGTTCCAACAATATTTTCTGGTTTTTCATTAACTCCCCAAGAACTGTTAAAAATACCTTTTTCAACAGAGTTTTCAAGTTTATGTTTTGGGAGAATTTCGTGCCCTAAAAGCCGCAAAAATGGAGCAAATTTTTCTGGTAACTCAAATTCTACTGTATATGTATCAATTTTTGTTACTTTTATGGGTTTTCCTTCTATTGAAAAAATATCTCTGCTACTTGTTGGGATATCAGGGTTATATATAAGGTTATTAAAGGTAAAAATAACATCATCGGCAGTAAAATCTTTGCCATCGTGCCATTTTACGTCTTGCCTAAGAAAGAAACGCCATTTTTTGCCGTTCTTATCAACCTTCCAACTTTTTGCTAACGAAGGTTTTATCTCTAATGTTAAACCGTCTGTTTCAATTAAACCTTCAAATAAGAATCTGGTTATAGCTGTAGTGCTGGTCTCTTTTGCAATTATTGGGTTAAAGGATTTGGGGTCTCCTGATACAGATAAGACAAGATTGTTTTGAAAGTTCTCTCTCTTTTTTTTAATACCACAGCCACAAAATAGTAGAACCGATATTATTGTGAAGGTGAAAATATTTTTAATCATAGTAATTTTTTTAGATCATAAAGAAGTTCTTCCATAGACGTGTATCTTAAAACACAGTTTGGATGTGTTGCCCTTCTTATGATATTTTTAAAATCTTCTGTTACAGGGATATCTGCACAAAGTATATCTTGTTGTCCTTTTTTCTTTTTAAAAGATGGTCCATCAAGACGTTGAAAATAATCTTCCTTGTTTTTTTCTTCTTGCTCAGGATATAAGAACTTTGCAGTTATTATCTCATCCATTGTAACACCAAAACTGTATATATCTGAACAGTAATCAGCTTTTCCGAGTGTTTGTTCAGGCGCTATATAGTTGATTATTCCGTATTTAGTAATAGTTCCACTTTTAGGAAATATATCTTTATGCCAAAACCTTTTTGGTAATTTTGCAATACCAAAATCGGTTATTTTAATAATCGTAAAATCTTTGTTAACAAGGATATTGTCTGGTTTAACATCTTTGTGAACAATATTGTTTTTGTGTATAAACGCCAACCCTTTCCCTGCTTCATAACATATTTTGAGAAGTAGTTTAAAAGGTAATTTCTCAATATTATAAAGAACTTCCTTAAAGTTTGAACCAGAAATGTGTTCCATAATAATTGCATACTGGTTGTTGTACTTCCCAAAGTTATGTACCTTGATGATGTTGGGATGATTAAGAGACATTGATATCTCTGCTTCCCTTTCAAATTGATGTGCAAGTTTTCTGTTTTCTTTATAATTGTTAGATTTTAAGTTTAAGGTTTTTATTGCAACGGTATGTTCGTAAGGTGGTTTAGCAAGAGACGAGTGAGCTTTATAAATGCGGGTGTTCAACCCGCCACCAATAACTTCTTCTAATTTATAACCGCCAAAATCTTTAATTCTCATTTCAATTTTCCAATCTATCAAAAGAGAGTATTTTTATATCGTTTATACTTTTAATCTCTTTATCAAGCCTGCTTATAGCAATCTTTCTTTCTTTTTTGTAGGCAGATGAAGTAAAAAGAGTTAAGCATCTATTATCAAACATTTTTTCTGGAGCAAGTGGGTCGTGTCCTCTAATTAACACGTTAAGTTTAAGATTACTCATAATTGTTTCAAAATAGTCTTTTCCAAACTTTGGTCTGCCAAGGAAATTCCCAAGTTCTCCGCCTTTTTTTTCTCTAAAATCTCCCCATACGATTCTTGTCCAGTTATCATCCCCGTTTTTAATATCTTGTATCTCTTTTAAATTAGATATTTTAGGTAAAGCTCCATGAAGAGCTATAAAACCGTTACCTACTGCAACAAGAGGAAGTGTTAAAAGTTTTTTGTTATACTCTTCCTTTTTTTCATCAGTAATAGAGTTCCAAAAATCTGAAGGAGAACATTTTCTTATTGAATGCATTTCGTGGTTGCCCGCAAGAAGAAAAATGTTTTTATGTTCCTCGTAAACTTTAAGCAGAAAATCAAGATTTTTTTGAGAATCTTTCCCTCTGTCTATATAGTCCCCGAGCATTAGAATATAATAATCTTTTCTATTCAAGTAATTTTTGATTATTGTTTTGGTTGTTATATAGTCACCGTGGGTATCTCCAACAAAAACAATATATCCTTCTTCTGGAAGCCTGACATATTTAGACATAATTAAGAATAAATTTGTTATCACTCATTCACAGCGTCAGGAGCAGGTGGCGGAGTAGGAGTCGGAGTTGGAGCAACCTGTTCCTTGAGGGCTTCTTGTTTAATTATACTTTTGGTAGTAAGTTTCCCCGGAACAGTAGCAAGAACTATTGAGTTGATTATAAAAAGAATGGCAAAAATTGTTGTTATTCTATTTAAAATTGCTGATGTTTCCGCTCCAAAAACTGTTTCCATTCCACCACCGCCAAAAATATTTGATAGTGAAGACCCTTTACCTGATTGAAGCAATACTGCTGTAATAAGTAACACTGAAATAACAACGTGAAAAATAAGAAAAAAAAGATACATTTGAACCTCCAATTAGGATTTAAACTATTTATAATCTATAATTCTTGCAAAAAAATCTACATCCAAACTTGCGCCTCCCACAAGAACCCCGTCGATATTGTTCTGACGCATAAGTGAATCTACATTGTCTGGTTTAACGCTACCACCATAGAGTAGCCGTATATTTTGTGCTGTTTCTTTGCCGAACATTTCTTCAAGAAGTTTTCTTATATAAAGGTGAACCTCTTCTGCTTGTTCAGGTGTTGCAGAGAGTCCTGTTCCTATTGCCCAAACAGGTTCGTAAGCAACCACAAATTCTGAACTACCACTAACTTCATTAAGTGAGTTGGTAAGTTGCCCTTTTATAATATCATAGGTTTTGTTGGTATTTCTTTCTTCAAGGGTCTCCCCAATACATAATATTGGACAGATATCAAACTGGAGAGCCATCTTAATTTTCTTGTTCACTATCCCATCTTCTTCGCCAAAGAGTTGTCTTCTTTCTGAATGTCCACAGATTGCGTATTCAACTCCAATATCTTTAAGCATTATGGCAGAAACTTCTCCTGTAAAGGCTCCTTCTTTTTGGCAACAAACATTCTGTGCACCTAACTTGATTGAAGAAGTTTTCTGTAATACTTGAGATGCAGGATAAAGTGAAGTAAAAGAAGGGCAGACAAGTATTTCTCTATCGTCATATAGTAGTTTTTTTGTCATTAAATTATTTAAAAATTCTACTGCTTCTGTTGGAGTTTTGTACATCTTCCAATTTCCTGCTATTAGTGTTTTTTTCATTTTTTCCTCTATTTTTTTAATACTTCAATTCCAGGAAGTATCCCCTTCTCCAGAAATTCTAAAGAAGCTCCTCCACCTGTACATATATGAGACACTTTATCAGAAACACCTGCTTTGTTTATTGCTGCAACAGAATCGCCTCCACCAATAACAGAAAACGCATCTGATGAGGCTACCGCTTGGGCTATCTTCATAGTACCATTAGCAAACGGTTCAATTTCAAAAATTCCCATAGGACCATTCCAAAAAATTGATTTAGAACTATTTATAAAACCTGTGTACTCTTGAATGGCTTTTGGACCAATATCCACACCAATTTTGTCTAAAGGTATTTTACCTCTGTTTGTGGGAGAAAAGTTAGAATCAACTGATATCTTATCTGTAGCAATATGGTCGAGCGGAGTATGTAGTTTTAGATGTCTTCTTTTAACTTCTTTAATAACTTCTTTTGCTTCAGGGATTGCGTCAAATTCAACTTTAGAACTACCTACCTCCAAATTTTTTGCTTTAATGAAGGTATACGCCATTATACCTCCAGTAATTATAGTATCAACCTTATCAAGAAGGTTTTTAATCATACCTATCTTGTCAAGCACTTTTGCACCACCAAGTATAAGAAGAAAAGGTTTTGGTGGGTTATCAATAAGCACAGATAAAGCCTTGGTTTCTTTCTGTATAAGGTAACCACAAGCAACAGAAGAGAAATGCTCTGTTATCTGATATATTGAAGCGTGTTTTCTATGGCAGGTTCCAAATGCGTCGTTCACATAACAATCTGTAAGAGATGCAAGTTTTTTTGCAAAATTCTCATCACCATCTTCTTCCTCTTTATAAAATCTTAAATTTTCAAGAAGCAGAATTTCACCTTCTTTTAGTTTGGAAGATATCTTTTTGGTCTCGCCTCCAAGAATATCTACAACAAAGTTTACTTTTTTGTTAAGTAGAGCAGATAACCTCTCTTGTACAGGTTTCAAACTCATTTCAGGGACAACTTTCCCTTTAGGTCTACCAAGGTGAGAACCAACAATAATTGAAGCACCTTCTTTAAGAAGATAATTAATTGTTGGTAAAGCCGCCTTTATTCTTGTATCATCGGTTATATTTCCATTATCGAGCGGTACATTAAAATCTACCCTTAAAAAAACACGTTTGCCTTTATAACTCTTGTCTTCAATAGTATGAAGTTCCATAACTTCTCCGTTTTATTATTAATTAACAAATAAAAGACCAAAATCAGTTTTGGCAGGTCCTGTTTAAGACCTGCCAAAAATTCTTCTCTGATTTTTAAAATATACTTATTGTTTACCAGCCATATATTTTAGCAAGTCAACAACTCTGCAACTATATGCCCACTCATTGTCGTACCAAGCCAAAACCTTTATTAAATTTCTTTCTACAATGTATGTGGATAGTGAATCAATTACTGCAGAATGAGGGTCTTTTACATAATCTTTTGATACAAGAGGTTCATCGGAATATCCTAAGATATCTTTCAATGTGGTCTCACTTGCTTTTTTGAAAGCAGAGTTTACACTTTCAACACTTGCTGAGTTTTTGAGTTCTGCAACAAGGTCAACAACAGAAACTGTTGGTGTGGGTACTCTCATTGAATAACCATCAAGTTTACCTTTAAGAGATGGTATAACCTTCCCAATCGCTATTGCCGCACCGGTGCTCGTAGGAATCATTGATACAGCGCCAGCTCTCGCTCTTCTGGGATCTTTATGTGGAAGGTCAAGAATTCTCTGGTCGTTTGTATATGAATGTATTGTTGTCATAAGTCCTTTCGCAACACCAAAAACTTCGTCAAGAACCTTAACTACAGGTGCAAGACAGTTTGTTGTACAAGAAGCGTTTGAAAGAACAGTATGTTTCGAAGGGTCATAATCTTGTTCGTTTACACCTAAAACTATTGTAATATCTTCACCTTTAGCCGGTGCAGAAATCAAGACCTTCTTAACTCCATTTGCTAAATGTCCTTTAGCTTTTTCTGCTTCTGTAAAAAAGCCAGTTGATTCTACAACAACATCAACACCTTTTTCATCCCAGCGAATATCAGAGGGATTTTTTTCAGAAAAGACTTTGTATTCTTTTCCATTAATTACAAGTGCATCTTCTTTTGCTACAATTTCCCCTGTAAATGTTCCATAGTTTGAATCATATTTGAACAGGTGAGCAAGAGTTTTTGTATCAGCAATATCATTAATTGCTACAAACTCTACCTCGGGAAAATTTTTTTCAAGAGAGGCTCTCAAAACAAGCTTTCCAATTCTTCCAAAACCATTAATTCCTACCTTCATAATATAATCCTCCTCATAAAATAAGTTTCTAACACAAGTACCATTTAATTTATAACTTTTAACCTAATCTAATAATCAACCACCATTCTTCCGCCTATAATAAAAAGAAAATAATGGATTGTTTTTTTTATCTTTAGTGTACCTGTCTACTTTGCCCAGTAAACAGTTGTAACTCGCTCTTTCTCTTTAAAGGTCTTTAATAAGAACTTAAATTTTCAACTAAACAAAGTAAGGCCATCATTAAGAAAGATATAAGATAAAACTCATTATACAATATTCTATTTAATTTTGCAATATTTTCTTTAGAATGTTTTAAACTCTTGCCAATGTTAGGATAATTACCTCTGATGCTCCAACAGAAATAAGAGTTTTTTTTGCTTCATTAACTGTAGCCCCACTGGTGTAAACATCGTCAAGAAGTAGCAGTTGTTTTCCTTTTATAAGTGGTGGTTTTCTAACTATAAAGGCATTCTTTATATTTAGTTTCCTCTCACTAAAAGTAAGGTTGGTTTGAGATAACGTGTTCTTATTTTTTACCAGTACACCTAAAAGAGTTTTTTTCTTTAATTTTACACCAAGATAAACAGAGATAAGAGCCGATTGGTTAAACCCTCTTTTGAACTCTTTCCTCCAATGTAAAGGGACAGGGATTATAAAATCAAATTCTTTGATACTGCCTTTTTGGATGTGTGTAAATATAATGTTAGCCAGTTGTTTAGCTAAAAACTTTTTTCTTCTATATTTTAAGTCTTGAATAATCTCCTTGATAGGTCCTTCGTATTTAAAGATATGATATTTATCAACTTTTGGAAGGTTTTCAATAACTGTTATATACTTAAAACAGGGTGAACAAAACCCATATTGGTTTAATATCTTTTTTTCTTTGCAGTAGATACATTTTGTATCAAAATGTTTAAAATTTTTTTTTCTTATAGACATAAGGTTGTTAATATTCTACAATATTTCTTATGGAATCAAAAATTAAAAAAAACTATATATCAAAAGAGTTTATTATAAATTTAGGGTTTTCTTTTGCAATTTTTGCTTTTCTATTTTCGATGAGAGCCCTGCTAAAGATATTCCAGATATTATCAAAAGGAACTTTTTCTGCAGTGCCAATATTTGTTCTTTTTATTTTAACTTTTTTTACTACTTTTAATCATATCATACCTCTTGCGTTTTTATACTCTTCTATGGCTCTGTTTGCCAGGTTATCTATGGATAGGGAACTTTTGGTTTTTTCTTCTTCTGGCATTTCTTCTCTCAAGGTTTTAAGACCGATTATTATTTTTGCTGTAGTAGGCACTCTTTTTTTACTTGTTTTTGACCTTTTTTTGTTGCCAGAAATTAGTTTTAAACAGAGAAACCTGCTCCAAAATTTAAAACTTAAAAACCCGTTATCTCTTATTCAAGAAAAAAATGTTATAAACGGAATACCTGGTATAACAATATATTTTGGTAAGGTGTATAAAGATTTCAGGTTGGAAGATATATCAATTATTTATACCGAAAACCAGACAGTAAATTTTCTTAACGCTAACTCTGGTTCACTCTCTTATGATAGAAAACAGAATAAACTTCTTTTCAAACTTTCTAATGGGAATATTGTTAGTCGTCCTAATGAGGGCGCAATAACTAACCTTAGTTTTAAACAATATTCTTTTTTATATTCTTTACCAACAGAGTTTATTTCAGTTCAAAGTGAACCTAAAATATCTGAACGACATTTAACCTACCTGCTATCAGAGTACGGGGTTGATGAAAAGATAGAGGTTAATAAGAGAATAATTTTTGGAATAATGCCGTTTCTTTTTATATTTATTGGTTCTGGTTTAGGGTATAGAGTAAGGCAAAAAAACAAGGTTTTACATATAGGTTTGGGAGGTATTGTTGGGATGCTATTTTTTCAACTTATTTTTGTGGGAGAATTGTTAGCAAAAAAAATCGGTACCCCTTACCTTATTTGGGCCTCTATGCTTCTTTCTGTTATACTGGTTGTATCACTTTGGAAAAAAGAATGTTAAAAGTAAAATATACTATCCTATCCTTTTTTAAAACTTTTATTATTATTTCAGTATCAATAGTTTCGCTATTTATTTTTATTAGAATAATTGATGACCTACATAGTTTAGAGTTAGTAGATAAAGGTTTACGGTTGTGGAAATATTTGTTTGATGCACCTGAACTTTTTATTGAAATGTCACCAATTGTAACATTTTTATCTGGGATGTTTTTTATCTCAGAGATGCTAAAATATGGAGAGTTAAAAGTTTTTGAAATTTCTGGGATTAACCATAGAAAAATCTTTTATATTTTATGTGTGTGTGGGCTGCTTGTATCAGGTTTTACTTTTTATGTGAGAAATTATACTGTCCCGGTTTGTATGATAAAAAAAGGTAAATTTAAGGAAGTTAAAACAATAAATTTTTCTTCACCCGAATACCTAGTATATAGCGAAAAATTTATCTCACCAGATTTTTTTGAAATGGTTCAATTCTCGTATATAAAGAAAGGCGAATATACTAAACTAATTAAGGCAGAGAAAGCTAGGTATGAAGGTAAAAATTATTGGAGATTTGAAAATGGGAACTTATGGTTGTTTGATTTGAACGGGCAACTGTTAAAAAAAGATGTTTTTCGGAGTT
Proteins encoded in this region:
- a CDS encoding ABC transporter substrate-binding protein codes for the protein MIKNIFTFTIISVLLFCGCGIKKKRENFQNNLVLSVSGDPKSFNPIIAKETSTTAITRFLFEGLIETDGLTLEIKPSLAKSWKVDKNGKKWRFFLRQDVKWHDGKDFTADDVIFTFNNLIYNPDIPTSSRDIFSIEGKPIKVTKIDTYTVEFELPEKFAPFLRLLGHEILPKHKLENSVEKGIFNSSWGVNEKPENIVGTGPFFLKEYIPAEWVILDKNPLYWKTDTTSTRLPYLDRIVLFILADTNIALLKFKVGEIDLVNVRGQDYPLLKPYEEKNNFKLFELGPSLGSEFITLNQNSTSPLPEHKKKWFQNRNFRQSVAYAIDKESIIRNVYGGFGANQDGPMNVSCGFFYNSNLTKYEFNINKSKELLKREGFFWKNGNLFDNKENPVEFTILTNSNNFERVQLASIIQNDLEQLGMKINLLPIEFNTLVTKLNVTKDWESVIIGLTGGIEPHNGKNVWHSKGQLHLWNMGVETPKDWEKRLDRIFEDGAKLLDEQDRKNLYDEWQHIVNRELPVIYTASPLSMTAVRNKFGNIKPSVYGGVIHNIEEIYVK
- a CDS encoding serine/threonine protein kinase; its protein translation is MRIKDFGGYKLEEVIGGGLNTRIYKAHSSLAKPPYEHTVAIKTLNLKSNNYKENRKLAHQFEREAEISMSLNHPNIIKVHNFGKYNNQYAIIMEHISGSNFKEVLYNIEKLPFKLLLKICYEAGKGLAFIHKNNIVHKDVKPDNILVNKDFTIIKITDFGIAKLPKRFWHKDIFPKSGTITKYGIINYIAPEQTLGKADYCSDIYSFGVTMDEIITAKFLYPEQEEKNKEDYFQRLDGPSFKKKKGQQDILCADIPVTEDFKNIIRRATHPNCVLRYTSMEELLYDLKKLL
- a CDS encoding serine/threonine protein phosphatase, which codes for MSKYVRLPEEGYIVFVGDTHGDYITTKTIIKNYLNRKDYYILMLGDYIDRGKDSQKNLDFLLKVYEEHKNIFLLAGNHEMHSIRKCSPSDFWNSITDEKKEEYNKKLLTLPLVAVGNGFIALHGALPKISNLKEIQDIKNGDDNWTRIVWGDFREKKGGELGNFLGRPKFGKDYFETIMSNLKLNVLIRGHDPLAPEKMFDNRCLTLFTSSAYKKERKIAISRLDKEIKSINDIKILSFDRLEN
- the secG gene encoding preprotein translocase subunit SecG, which encodes MYLFFLIFHVVISVLLITAVLLQSGKGSSLSNIFGGGGMETVFGAETSAILNRITTIFAILFIINSIVLATVPGKLTTKSIIKQEALKEQVAPTPTPTPPPAPDAVNE
- the tpiA gene encoding triose-phosphate isomerase, producing MKKTLIAGNWKMYKTPTEAVEFLNNLMTKKLLYDDREILVCPSFTSLYPASQVLQKTSSIKLGAQNVCCQKEGAFTGEVSAIMLKDIGVEYAICGHSERRQLFGEEDGIVNKKIKMALQFDICPILCIGETLEERNTNKTYDIIKGQLTNSLNEVSGSSEFVVAYEPVWAIGTGLSATPEQAEEVHLYIRKLLEEMFGKETAQNIRLLYGGSVKPDNVDSLMRQNNIDGVLVGGASLDVDFFARIIDYK
- a CDS encoding phosphoglycerate kinase; the protein is MELHTIEDKSYKGKRVFLRVDFNVPLDNGNITDDTRIKAALPTINYLLKEGASIIVGSHLGRPKGKVVPEMSLKPVQERLSALLNKKVNFVVDILGGETKKISSKLKEGEILLLENLRFYKEEEDGDENFAKKLASLTDCYVNDAFGTCHRKHASIYQITEHFSSVACGYLIQKETKALSVLIDNPPKPFLLILGGAKVLDKIGMIKNLLDKVDTIITGGIMAYTFIKAKNLEVGSSKVEFDAIPEAKEVIKEVKRRHLKLHTPLDHIATDKISVDSNFSPTNRGKIPLDKIGVDIGPKAIQEYTGFINSSKSIFWNGPMGIFEIEPFANGTMKIAQAVASSDAFSVIGGGDSVAAINKAGVSDKVSHICTGGGASLEFLEKGILPGIEVLKK
- the gap gene encoding type I glyceraldehyde-3-phosphate dehydrogenase; amino-acid sequence: MMKVGINGFGRIGKLVLRASLEKNFPEVEFVAINDIADTKTLAHLFKYDSNYGTFTGEIVAKEDALVINGKEYKVFSEKNPSDIRWDEKGVDVVVESTGFFTEAEKAKGHLANGVKKVLISAPAKGEDITIVLGVNEQDYDPSKHTVLSNASCTTNCLAPVVKVLDEVFGVAKGLMTTIHSYTNDQRILDLPHKDPRRARAGAVSMIPTSTGAAIAIGKVIPSLKGKLDGYSMRVPTPTVSVVDLVAELKNSASVESVNSAFKKASETTLKDILGYSDEPLVSKDYVKDPHSAVIDSLSTYIVERNLIKVLAWYDNEWAYSCRVVDLLKYMAGKQ
- a CDS encoding ComF family protein, which produces MSIRKKNFKHFDTKCIYCKEKKILNQYGFCSPCFKYITVIENLPKVDKYHIFKYEGPIKEIIQDLKYRRKKFLAKQLANIIFTHIQKGSIKEFDFIIPVPLHWRKEFKRGFNQSALISVYLGVKLKKKTLLGVLVKNKNTLSQTNLTFSERKLNIKNAFIVRKPPLIKGKQLLLLDDVYTSGATVNEAKKTLISVGASEVIILTLARV
- a CDS encoding LptF/LptG family permease, with the protein product MESKIKKNYISKEFIINLGFSFAIFAFLFSMRALLKIFQILSKGTFSAVPIFVLFILTFFTTFNHIIPLAFLYSSMALFARLSMDRELLVFSSSGISSLKVLRPIIIFAVVGTLFLLVFDLFLLPEISFKQRNLLQNLKLKNPLSLIQEKNVINGIPGITIYFGKVYKDFRLEDISIIYTENQTVNFLNANSGSLSYDRKQNKLLFKLSNGNIVSRPNEGAITNLSFKQYSFLYSLPTEFISVQSEPKISERHLTYLLSEYGVDEKIEVNKRIIFGIMPFLFIFIGSGLGYRVRQKNKVLHIGLGGIVGMLFFQLIFVGELLAKKIGTPYLIWASMLLSVILVVSLWKKEC
- a CDS encoding LptF/LptG family permease — protein: MLKVKYTILSFFKTFIIISVSIVSLFIFIRIIDDLHSLELVDKGLRLWKYLFDAPELFIEMSPIVTFLSGMFFISEMLKYGELKVFEISGINHRKIFYILCVCGLLVSGFTFYVRNYTVPVCMIKKGKFKEVKTINFSSPEYLVYSEKFISPDFFEMVQFSYIKKGEYTKLIKAEKARYEGKNYWRFENGNLWLFDLNGQLLKKDVFRSFRTQFQIMPEILASDSKNIETLSYVEFKHLLTNMKKFGIIQKEMESYFHERTAYPLLNFFLLFLLLPFFSISKKLARVFVLSISMVLAFVSYGIYAFSFGLATSGRVPPVVGVWTLHFSLIVFLLIFLVKIEKKEKI